A single region of the Sphaeramia orbicularis chromosome 6, fSphaOr1.1, whole genome shotgun sequence genome encodes:
- the LOC115420889 gene encoding uncharacterized protein LOC115420889, translated as MTERVFGACVRNCAGVRQRVCPSGRKVRVSFGTFTQASYPEAFVSLATRFFCRRTGSVYFSPPGLFRTLTRPSRLKTRPERVVVQVSPAATAVPPPPFPLPPSAGLDPLLRPEPLQSKHSQSPRPAWSSSPTRRNKPGPDAPSSALMVPTGAASSSAKELKKFNNKPKKTALVQDLLVPPVQAQLEQKPHRYRRLEVRSVCSTSVNEFSPKQLQAVCVSAMRLEIEKKTAGYNIIPTPKSRTAHRTEKLYSDWLPLLSVFQSCLLIG; from the exons ATGACAGAGCGCGTGTTTGGTGCGTGTGTGCGTAATTGCGCAGGCGTGCGTCA GCGCGTCTGTCCAAGTGGCCGGAAAGTCAGAGTTAGTTTTGGAACTTTCACTCAGGCTTCATATCCTGAAGCTTTTGTCTCTTTAGCGACGAGGTTCTTCTGTAGACGGACCGGTTCGGTTTACTTCAGTCCACCGGGTCTTTTCCGGACCCTAACCCGTCCGAGTCGCCTCAAAACGCGGCCGGAGCGTGTGGTGGTTCAGGTCAGCCCTGCAGCCACcgccgtgccccccccccccttccccctcccTCCTTCCGCCGGTCTGGACCCCCTCCTCAGACCAGAACCCCTTCAGTCCAAACACTCTCAGTCCCCCAGACCCGCCTGGTCCTCCAGTCCCACGCGGCGGAACAAACCCGGACCGGACGCTCCTTCCTCCGCCCTCATGGTTCCCACTGGTGCTGCGTCCAGTTCAGCCAAAGAACTGAAGAAGTTtaacaacaaaccaaaaaaaactgcCCTGGTTCAGGATCTGCTGGTGCCTCCAGTCCAAGCCCAGCTGGAACAGAAGCCTCACCGGTACCGACggctggaggtccggtccgtttgtTCCACGTCTGTGAATGAGTTCAGTCCAAAACAGCTCCAGGCTGTCTGCGTTTCTGCCATGAGACTTGAAATCGAGAAAAAAACAGCTGGGTATAACATTATCCCGACTCCAAAATCAAGGACCGCCCATCGTACAGAAAAGCTCTACTCTGATTGGCTGCCACTCCTGTCTGTGTTCCAAAGCTGTCTTCTGATTGGCTGA